From a single Fulvivirga ulvae genomic region:
- a CDS encoding SAM-dependent methyltransferase, producing MNPNQHNLSAGPARIKNKWVGSSVSERDGQMWDKKKEMDFTYTNIDKFIRLSLGENAHFSNAMYNGDYSLSLEEAQIRKYEFVIDQLRIKRGSRVLDLGCGWGGWLKYLKEKTGAEGIGVNLSDGQVQACLENGLDVFLRDARYIKPEDFGVFNAVTAFGSFEHVASVKDYLNGRQDAVYEDYFKHVANLLEKGDRFYMQSMTFEKNMVPFEDIDINAPKDSDSYMVALLLKHNPDSWVPYGYEHIVRVAEPYFKNIFYSDGRLDYVKTNREWTRRFYRFQWKKYMWFASLVPKLLTDKEFRHQLAVLRVRPNRVCFEREIMGHARLVFEKK from the coding sequence ATGAACCCAAACCAACATAATCTCAGCGCCGGCCCTGCACGTATTAAAAATAAATGGGTTGGCTCCAGTGTAAGTGAAAGGGACGGACAAATGTGGGATAAAAAAAAGGAGATGGACTTCACTTATACCAATATTGATAAGTTTATCCGATTAAGCCTTGGTGAGAATGCACATTTCAGCAATGCTATGTATAACGGCGATTACTCATTGTCATTGGAAGAAGCCCAGATCAGGAAATATGAGTTTGTAATAGATCAGTTGCGCATAAAGCGAGGAAGCAGAGTGCTCGACCTGGGATGCGGGTGGGGTGGCTGGCTCAAGTATCTTAAAGAAAAAACGGGTGCGGAGGGCATTGGAGTGAATCTGTCTGACGGGCAGGTACAGGCCTGCCTTGAGAATGGCCTTGATGTATTTCTAAGAGACGCCAGGTATATCAAGCCAGAGGATTTTGGTGTTTTTAATGCGGTTACTGCCTTTGGTAGTTTTGAGCACGTAGCTTCTGTTAAGGACTACCTGAATGGCCGGCAGGACGCTGTTTATGAGGACTATTTCAAACATGTGGCTAACCTTTTGGAAAAAGGTGACCGGTTCTATATGCAAAGTATGACGTTTGAGAAAAATATGGTCCCCTTTGAAGATATAGATATTAATGCGCCGAAAGACTCTGACAGTTATATGGTGGCTCTCCTTTTAAAGCATAACCCTGACTCATGGGTGCCGTACGGATATGAGCATATCGTAAGGGTTGCAGAACCTTATTTTAAGAACATTTTCTATAGTGATGGCCGGCTTGATTATGTCAAAACCAACAGGGAATGGACCAGGCGGTTTTACAGGTTTCAATGGAAGAAATATATGTGGTTTGCTTCTTTAGTACCTAAACTGCTGACTGACAAAGAATTTCGTCATCAATTGGCTGTTTTGAGGGTCAGGCCCAATCGTGTCTGCTTCGAAAGAGAGATCATGGGCCATGCCCGGCTGGTGTTTGAAAAGAAATAG
- a CDS encoding phytanoyl-CoA dioxygenase family protein gives MPVNRNALVRYKTIDNCLRNRYRLWTLEDLIEACSDALYEYEGIDKGVSRRTVQMDIQMMRSDKLGYHAPIIVKDKKYYTYEDPDYTITNIPLTDQDLGKLTEVVDILKQFKGFTHFQELSGMVQKLEDKIHVSKTKERPVIDIEKNENLKGLEHIDPLYQAIISKKCIELTYQSFKARTSNTFVFNPALLKEFRNRWFVLGKKKSKDPFLLLALDRIEDIRESDQPCISFDEASISNFFKDVVGVSVNNGEEPQEVKLLINHSNAPYVLTKPIHHSQRLVEKNDEGIVISLRVQHNFELEREILGFGDYVKVLAPSRLRSRIKERLAHAVDLYSTELNKSRIKHFGKKLEARGTVTVNHVYTRKEISKMGSLLHHYRSANPSDNQQVYAIRGLLGKIPELRVFLLNRNMKYILSNIDGNLFLTKALFFNKPAQSNWYVTWHQDKTINVLEKKKTEGFNGWTKKEDHYGVVPPEEILRNTLTVRVHLDDTTEENGALKVMSGSHNKILTDAEVDLITGNGIASTIEVMSGGIQLMKPLLLHASSKTTNNRNRRVIHLEFNSVELPGDLKWAEKEIIPG, from the coding sequence ATGCCGGTAAACAGAAATGCACTAGTTCGCTATAAAACCATAGACAATTGCCTTAGAAATAGATACAGGCTATGGACTCTTGAAGATTTGATTGAGGCATGCTCAGATGCCCTGTATGAATATGAGGGCATTGACAAGGGCGTCAGCCGCAGGACGGTGCAAATGGATATTCAAATGATGCGTAGTGACAAACTTGGTTATCACGCACCTATTATTGTAAAGGATAAGAAATATTACACTTACGAAGATCCCGACTACACCATTACAAACATTCCATTGACCGATCAGGATCTTGGTAAGCTTACTGAGGTGGTAGACATCCTGAAGCAGTTTAAGGGTTTTACCCACTTCCAGGAATTGAGCGGTATGGTGCAGAAGCTGGAAGACAAAATACATGTTTCAAAGACTAAGGAGCGGCCTGTTATTGATATTGAGAAGAATGAAAACCTAAAAGGACTGGAGCATATTGATCCTTTGTATCAGGCGATCATCAGCAAAAAATGTATTGAACTGACTTACCAATCATTTAAGGCGCGAACCTCCAATACTTTTGTATTTAATCCGGCTCTGCTGAAAGAGTTCAGGAACCGCTGGTTTGTATTGGGTAAAAAGAAAAGCAAAGACCCCTTCTTACTGTTGGCACTGGATAGAATCGAAGATATCAGGGAATCAGACCAGCCTTGTATCTCCTTTGATGAGGCCAGTATTTCAAATTTCTTTAAAGATGTGGTTGGTGTAAGTGTGAACAATGGTGAAGAGCCTCAAGAGGTGAAACTGTTGATTAATCATTCCAATGCCCCCTATGTATTGACCAAGCCAATTCACCACAGTCAACGGTTGGTTGAGAAGAATGATGAGGGTATTGTTATTTCCCTGCGTGTCCAGCACAATTTTGAGTTGGAAAGGGAGATTCTTGGTTTTGGAGATTACGTAAAGGTACTGGCACCTTCACGCTTAAGATCAAGAATAAAAGAACGGCTTGCACATGCTGTTGATCTGTACAGTACGGAATTAAATAAAAGCAGGATTAAGCATTTTGGCAAAAAGCTGGAAGCCAGAGGCACGGTTACAGTCAATCATGTATACACCCGTAAGGAGATTTCTAAAATGGGTTCGCTCCTGCACCATTACCGATCGGCCAATCCTTCTGATAATCAACAGGTGTATGCCATCAGAGGGCTGCTCGGCAAAATTCCTGAGCTAAGGGTATTTTTACTTAACAGGAATATGAAATACATATTATCAAATATTGACGGCAATCTGTTTCTGACCAAAGCGCTTTTCTTTAACAAACCTGCCCAGTCTAACTGGTATGTCACCTGGCATCAGGACAAAACGATCAATGTACTTGAGAAGAAGAAAACGGAGGGTTTCAATGGCTGGACCAAAAAGGAAGATCATTACGGTGTAGTCCCGCCGGAAGAGATATTGCGCAATACGCTTACTGTTCGTGTACATCTTGATGACACTACAGAGGAAAATGGAGCATTAAAGGTGATGTCAGGGTCGCATAATAAAATCCTTACTGACGCAGAAGTGGATCTCATTACCGGAAATGGTATCGCTTCAACCATCGAAGTGATGTCAGGGGGTATTCAGCTTATGAAGCCCCTGCTACTTCATGCTTCATCCAAAACCACCAATAACAGGAACCGGCGGGTCATCCACCTGGAGTTTAATTCCGTGGAGCTACCGGGTGACCTGAAGTGGGCAGAAAAGGAAATTATTCCGGGATAA